In Neofelis nebulosa isolate mNeoNeb1 chromosome 7, mNeoNeb1.pri, whole genome shotgun sequence, the following proteins share a genomic window:
- the SIVA1 gene encoding apoptosis regulatory protein Siva isoform X1, with translation MPKRGCTFADAAPLQLKVRVGQRELSRGVCAERYSREIFEKTKQLLFRGAQAYMDHLWEEGCAIVDLPESPKPGPTEALGTPRGQMLIGPDGRLTRSRARASEAAVATFRRRCSVAAVPRSRPEGRERMTAFLDGRAGGDAEGPWGAGVSILYFVLRTEANKPLYIWTRGLTEQFWGVAFWRPLCLLPHLVRGKRASRVCYFQPLQPAVVREDGLYSSWPRCQSGSALVSQTVPHVSPSGCPRGRGSR, from the exons ATGCCCAAGCGGGGCTGTACTTTCGCGGACGCGGCCCCGCTGCAGCTGAAGGTCCGCGTTGGCCAGAGGGAGCTGAGCCGCGGCGTATGCGCCGAGCGGTACTCGCGGGAGATCTTCG AGAAAACCAAGCAGCTCCTTTTTCGAGGGGCCCAGGCCTATATGGACCACTTGTGGGAGGAAGGCTGTGCCATCGTTGACCTGCCAGAGTCCCCGAAGCCTGGCCCCACAGAGGCCCTTGGGACCCCCCGTGGGCAGATGCTGATCGGACCGGACGGCCGACTGACCAGGAGCCGAGCCCGGGCCTCCGAAGCTG CTGTGGCGACGTTCAGGAGACGGTGCTCTGTGGCAGCTGTGCCACGTTCGAGGCCTGAGGGCCGGGAGCGGATGACAGCCTTCCTGGACGGCCGCGCCGGTGGCGACGCCGAGGgaccctggggggcgggggtgtctattttatattttgtactgAGGACGGAAGCGAATAAACCCCTTTATATTTGGACCAGAGGACTCACTGAACAGTTCTGGGGTGTGGCCTTCTGGAGACCTCTGTGCCTGCTCCCCCATCTTGTACGTGGGAAACGGGCGTCCAGAGTCTGCTATTTCCAGCCCTTGCAGCCAGCAGTGGTGAGAGAGGACGGACTCTACAGTTCGTGGCCAcggtgccagagtggctcagcGTTGGTGTCCCAGACTGTCCCTCACGTGTCCCCATCTGGGTGCCCGCGTGGTCGGGGCTCCCGGTGA
- the SIVA1 gene encoding apoptosis regulatory protein Siva isoform X2, giving the protein MPKRGCTFADAAPLQLKVRVGQRELSRGVCAERYSREIFEKTKQLLFRGAQAYMDHLWEEGCAIVDLPESPKPGPTEALGTPRGQMLIGPDGRLTRSRARASEADPSGAATRACSSCVRAVDGKAACGQCERALCGRCVRICCSCGAVACALCTLVESGVGTVGVDFPGRVLAVGGGGCGDVQETVLCGSCATFEA; this is encoded by the exons ATGCCCAAGCGGGGCTGTACTTTCGCGGACGCGGCCCCGCTGCAGCTGAAGGTCCGCGTTGGCCAGAGGGAGCTGAGCCGCGGCGTATGCGCCGAGCGGTACTCGCGGGAGATCTTCG AGAAAACCAAGCAGCTCCTTTTTCGAGGGGCCCAGGCCTATATGGACCACTTGTGGGAGGAAGGCTGTGCCATCGTTGACCTGCCAGAGTCCCCGAAGCCTGGCCCCACAGAGGCCCTTGGGACCCCCCGTGGGCAGATGCTGATCGGACCGGACGGCCGACTGACCAGGAGCCGAGCCCGGGCCTCCGAAGCTG ACCCGTCCGGGGCAGCGACCAGGGCCTGCTCCTCGTGCGTGCGAGCCGTGGACGGGAAGGCGGCGTGTGGCCAGTGCGAGCGCGCCCTGTGTGGGCGGTGCGTGCGAATCTGCTGCAGCTGCGGGGCCGTGGCCTGCGCGCTGTGCACCCTTGTGGA GTCTGGTGTCGGGACTGTGGGCGTGGATTTTCCCGGCAGGGTGCTCGCCGTTGGTGGAGGCGG CTGTGGCGACGTTCAGGAGACGGTGCTCTGTGGCAGCTGTGCCACGTTCGAGGCCTGA
- the SIVA1 gene encoding apoptosis regulatory protein Siva isoform X3 has translation MPKRGCTFADAAPLQLKVRVGQRELSRGVCAERYSREIFEKTKQLLFRGAQAYMDHLWEEGCAIVDLPESPKPGPTEALGTPRGQMLIGPDGRLTRSRARASEADPSGAATRACSSCVRAVDGKAACGQCERALCGRCVRICCSCGAVACALCTLVDCGDVQETVLCGSCATFEA, from the exons ATGCCCAAGCGGGGCTGTACTTTCGCGGACGCGGCCCCGCTGCAGCTGAAGGTCCGCGTTGGCCAGAGGGAGCTGAGCCGCGGCGTATGCGCCGAGCGGTACTCGCGGGAGATCTTCG AGAAAACCAAGCAGCTCCTTTTTCGAGGGGCCCAGGCCTATATGGACCACTTGTGGGAGGAAGGCTGTGCCATCGTTGACCTGCCAGAGTCCCCGAAGCCTGGCCCCACAGAGGCCCTTGGGACCCCCCGTGGGCAGATGCTGATCGGACCGGACGGCCGACTGACCAGGAGCCGAGCCCGGGCCTCCGAAGCTG ACCCGTCCGGGGCAGCGACCAGGGCCTGCTCCTCGTGCGTGCGAGCCGTGGACGGGAAGGCGGCGTGTGGCCAGTGCGAGCGCGCCCTGTGTGGGCGGTGCGTGCGAATCTGCTGCAGCTGCGGGGCCGTGGCCTGCGCGCTGTGCACCCTTGTGGA CTGTGGCGACGTTCAGGAGACGGTGCTCTGTGGCAGCTGTGCCACGTTCGAGGCCTGA